One part of the Aspergillus luchuensis IFO 4308 DNA, chromosome 5, nearly complete sequence genome encodes these proteins:
- a CDS encoding D-hexose-6-phosphate mutarotase (COG:G;~EggNog:ENOG410PIY0;~InterPro:IPR014718,IPR008183,IPR011013,IPR025532;~PFAM:PF01263;~go_function: GO:0003824 - catalytic activity [Evidence IEA];~go_function: GO:0016853 - isomerase activity [Evidence IEA];~go_function: GO:0030246 - carbohydrate binding [Evidence IEA];~go_process: GO:0005975 - carbohydrate metabolic process [Evidence IEA]), which yields MDRSNKPAAIGVGASLPQPTISLRDNTVEATLPTGESVTVYLYGATVTSWKLANGKEQLFVSEKANLDGSKPIRGGIPVVFPVFGPPPSNHATSALPQHGFARNSNWEFLGKSSSEAFGRDRKEGEDAVKLDFGLSHPMLSEEFQKAWPYKFGLVYSVTLTKGSLETSLQVQNQGEQNFDFQVLMHTYLSVEDITNVRVKNLQQKEYLDKTQGGAAITETSEAVEINKETDRVYKALDPKVPIIVSTASDDQPLFSITREALTDVVVWNPWIEKAKGMADFGPDEAYKNMLCVEAGSVAGWQTLEAGESWEGGQTIRPRL from the exons ATGGATCGCTCCAACAAGCCTGCCGCCATCGGCGTCGGTgcctctcttccccaacccaccatctccctccGCGACAATACCGTTGAAGCTACCCTCCCCACTGGCGAGTCCGTCACTGTTTATCTCTATGGAGCCACCGTCACCTCCTGGAAGCTTGCCAATGGCAAGGAACAGCTCTTCGTGAGCGAGAAGGCCAATCTAGATGGTTCCAAGCCTATCCGGGGTGGCATTCCTGTCGTATTCCCG GTCTTcggccctcctccttccaacCACGCCACCTCTGCCCTTCCCCAACACGGCTTCGCTCGGAACTCGAACTGGGAATTCCTTGGCAAATCCTCCTCCGAAGCCTTCGGCCGTGACCggaaagaaggcgaagacgCCGTGAAGTTGGACTTTGGACTGTCGCATCCCATGCTGAGCGAAGAGTTCCAGAAGGCCTGGCCGTACAAGTTTGGACTGGTGTATAGCGTGACTCTGACAAAGGGGAGCTTGGAGACTTCTCTGCAGGTGCAGAACCAGGGCGAGCAGAACTTCGATTTCCAGGTGTTGATGCATACGTATTTGAGCGTTGAG GACATTACGAACGTCCGGGTCAAAAACCTCCAGCAAAAAGAATACTTGGACAAGACACAGGGCGGTGCAGCTATCACGGAGACCTCGGAGGCAGTGGAGATCAACAAGGAAACGGACCGGGTGTACAAGGCATTGGATCCGAAGGTGCCGATTATCGTGTCCACGGCGTCGGATGATCAGCCTCTGTTCTCGATCACACGAGAGGCGTTGACGGATGTGGTCGTGTGGAACCCCTGGatcgagaaggccaagggtATGGCGGACTTTGGGCCTGACGAGGCATACAAGAACATGCTTTGTGTCGAGGCCGGTTCCGTTGCTGGCTGGCAGACCCTGGAGGCGGGTGAATCTTGGGAAGGTGGACAGACTATCCGGCCCCGGTTGTAA